One Siniperca chuatsi isolate FFG_IHB_CAS linkage group LG3, ASM2008510v1, whole genome shotgun sequence genomic region harbors:
- the rhot1b gene encoding mitochondrial Rho GTPase 1b isoform X1 → MRKDVRILLVGEPKVGKTSLIMSLVSEEFPDVVPYRAEEITIPADVTPERVPTHIVDYSDAEQTDEQLFQEISKANVICIVYSVNNKTSIEKVTSHWIPLITENTDKDSRVPLILVGNKSDLVEHSSMETILPIMNQYSEIETCVECSAKNLKNISELFYYAQKAVLHPTGPLYCPEKKDMKPLCVKALTRIFKVSDLDNDGILNDHELNFFQRTCFNTPLEPQALEDVKNVVRKNLSDGVCDNGLTLKGFLFLHTLFIQRGRHETTWTVLRRFGYDDDLELNQDYLFPPLKIPPDCTTELNHNAYLFLQSVFDKHDKDRDCALSPEELGDLFEVFPYMPWGPDVNNTVCTNDQGWITYQGYLSQWTLTTYLDVQRCLEYLGYLGYSIIAEQESQAAAITVTRDKKIDLQKKQTQRSVFRCNVFGDIGSGKSGFLQAFLGSNLMCQKMIREEHRSYYAISTTYVYGQEKYLLLHEVFPDFDYLSDADLACDVVCLVYDVSNPYTFEYCAKVFKQYFMDSKTPCMMIAAKSDLPEIKQMYGCSPLEFCRRHKMPPPQSFTCNTAAAPSRDIYTKLTTMAMYPHARLRCMCTCNRCTFCLCQNFLNSELLQTVRAKLYGVVLRRHVSQADVKSSTFWLRASVGATVFAVLGFAMYRVLLKPR, encoded by the exons ATGCGCAAGGACGTGAGGATATTATTAGTGGGAGAGC CCAAAGTGGGGAAGACATCTCTCATCATGTCCCTGGTCAGCGAGGAGTTCCCAGATGTG GTTCCCTACCGAGCTGAGGAAATCACCATACCTGCAGATGTCACACCAGAGAGAGTTCCCACACACATTGTGGACTATTCAG ATGCAGAGCAGACAGATGAGCAGTTGTTTCAGGAGATCTCCAAG GCAAATGTGATTTGCATTGTCTACTCTGTCAACAACAAGACATCCATAGAAAAG GTGACCAGCCACTGGATCCCCCTCATTACTGAgaacacagacaaggacagcaG GGTTCCTCTGATCCTGGTGGGGAACAAGTCGGACCTGGTGGAACACAGCAGCATGGAGACCATACTGCCCATTATGAACCAGTACAGTGAGATAGAGACTTGTGTTGAG TGTTCAGCGAAGAACCTGAAGAACATCTCAGAGCTGTTCTACTATGCCCAAAAGGCAGTTCTGCACCCCACAGGTCCCCTCTACTGTCCAGAGAAAAAAGAT ATGAAGCCACTTTGCGTAAAAGCCCTGACTCGAATCTTCAAAGTGTCTGACTTAGACAATGATGGGATTCTCAATGATCATGAGCTCAACTTCTTCCAG CGGACATGCTTCAACACCCCACTAGAGCCTCAGGCGTTGGAGGATGTAAAAAATGTGGTGAGGAAGAATTTGAGTGATGGAGTGTGTGACAATGGACTCACTCTGAAAG GCTTCCTGTTCCTACACACCCTGTTCATCCAGCGAGGTCGACATGAAACAACGTGGACAGTGCTGAGGAGGTTTGGATACGACGACGACCTGGAGTTAAATCAGGACTACCTCTTCCCTCC GTTGAAAATTCCTCCAGACTGCACCACAGAGCTCAACCACAATGCCTACCTCTTCCTCCAGAGCGTCTTTGACAAACATGACAAG GACCGTGACTGTGCCTTGTCACCAGAGGAGCTGGGGGACCTGTTTGAGGTTTTTCCCTACATGCCCTGGGGTCCAGATGTCAATAATACAGTTTGCACTAATGACCAGGGCTGGATCACCTACCAGGGATATCTCTCCCAGTGGAC GTTAACAACGTATCTGGATGTCCAACGATGCTTGGAGTATTTGGGTTACCTTGGTTACTCAATAATTGCTGAGCAAGAGTCCCAAGCAGCAGCAATTACTG TGACCAGAGATAAGAAGATTGACCTGCAGAAGAAGCAGACCCAGCGCAGCGTCTTCCGCTGTAATGTCTTTGGAGACATTGGCAGCGGCAAGAGCGGCTTCCTCCAAGCCTTCCTGGGTAGTAACCTCAtg tgCCAAAAAATGATCAGAGAGGAACACAGATCCTACTATGCCATCAGCACAACCTATGTTTACGGCCAGGAGAAATACCTTCTT cttCATGAAGTGTTCCCTGATTTCGATTACCTGTCTGATGCTGATCTGGCCTGTGACGTTGTCTGCCTGGTCTATGATGTCAGCAACCCTTACACCTTTGAATACTGTGCCAAAGTCTTCAAG CAATACTTCATGGATAGCAAGACTCCATGTATGATGATAGCAGCGAAGTCAGACCTGCCAGAGATCAAACAGATGTACGGCTGCAGTCCTCTGGAGTTCTGTAGGAGACACAAGATGCCACCTCCCCAGTCGTTCACCTGTAACACTGCAGCAGCACCCAGCAGAGACATCTACACCAAACTGACCACTATGGCCATGTACCC CCACGCCCGGCTGCGCTGCATGTGCACTTGTAACCGGTGCACCTTCTGCTTGTGTCAGAACTTCCTCAactctgagctgctgcagacGGTCAGGGCCAAACTCTACGGTGTTGTACTCAGAag ACACGTGAGCCAAGCTGACGTGAAGAGCTCGACCTTCTGGCTGAGAGCAAGTGTCGGAGCCACAGTGTTTGCAGTGCTGGGCTTCGCCATGTACAGAGTGCTGCTCAAACCACGGTGA
- the rhot1b gene encoding mitochondrial Rho GTPase 1b isoform X2, whose product MRKDVRILLVGEPKVGKTSLIMSLVSEEFPDVVPYRAEEITIPADVTPERVPTHIVDYSDAEQTDEQLFQEISKANVICIVYSVNNKTSIEKVTSHWIPLITENTDKDSRVPLILVGNKSDLVEHSSMETILPIMNQYSEIETCVECSAKNLKNISELFYYAQKAVLHPTGPLYCPEKKDMKPLCVKALTRIFKVSDLDNDGILNDHELNFFQRTCFNTPLEPQALEDVKNVVRKNLSDGVCDNGLTLKGFLFLHTLFIQRGRHETTWTVLRRFGYDDDLELNQDYLFPPLKIPPDCTTELNHNAYLFLQSVFDKHDKDRDCALSPEELGDLFEVFPYMPWGPDVNNTVCTNDQGWITYQGYLSQWTLTTYLDVQRCLEYLGYLGYSIIAEQESQAAAITVTRDKKIDLQKKQTQRSVFRCNVFGDIGSGKSGFLQAFLGSNLMCQKMIREEHRSYYAISTTYVYGQEKYLLLHEVFPDFDYLSDADLACDVVCLVYDVSNPYTFEYCAKVFKQYFMDSKTPCMMIAAKSDLPEIKQMYGCSPLEFCRRHKMPPPQSFTCNTAAAPSRDIYTKLTTMAMYPHVSQADVKSSTFWLRASVGATVFAVLGFAMYRVLLKPR is encoded by the exons ATGCGCAAGGACGTGAGGATATTATTAGTGGGAGAGC CCAAAGTGGGGAAGACATCTCTCATCATGTCCCTGGTCAGCGAGGAGTTCCCAGATGTG GTTCCCTACCGAGCTGAGGAAATCACCATACCTGCAGATGTCACACCAGAGAGAGTTCCCACACACATTGTGGACTATTCAG ATGCAGAGCAGACAGATGAGCAGTTGTTTCAGGAGATCTCCAAG GCAAATGTGATTTGCATTGTCTACTCTGTCAACAACAAGACATCCATAGAAAAG GTGACCAGCCACTGGATCCCCCTCATTACTGAgaacacagacaaggacagcaG GGTTCCTCTGATCCTGGTGGGGAACAAGTCGGACCTGGTGGAACACAGCAGCATGGAGACCATACTGCCCATTATGAACCAGTACAGTGAGATAGAGACTTGTGTTGAG TGTTCAGCGAAGAACCTGAAGAACATCTCAGAGCTGTTCTACTATGCCCAAAAGGCAGTTCTGCACCCCACAGGTCCCCTCTACTGTCCAGAGAAAAAAGAT ATGAAGCCACTTTGCGTAAAAGCCCTGACTCGAATCTTCAAAGTGTCTGACTTAGACAATGATGGGATTCTCAATGATCATGAGCTCAACTTCTTCCAG CGGACATGCTTCAACACCCCACTAGAGCCTCAGGCGTTGGAGGATGTAAAAAATGTGGTGAGGAAGAATTTGAGTGATGGAGTGTGTGACAATGGACTCACTCTGAAAG GCTTCCTGTTCCTACACACCCTGTTCATCCAGCGAGGTCGACATGAAACAACGTGGACAGTGCTGAGGAGGTTTGGATACGACGACGACCTGGAGTTAAATCAGGACTACCTCTTCCCTCC GTTGAAAATTCCTCCAGACTGCACCACAGAGCTCAACCACAATGCCTACCTCTTCCTCCAGAGCGTCTTTGACAAACATGACAAG GACCGTGACTGTGCCTTGTCACCAGAGGAGCTGGGGGACCTGTTTGAGGTTTTTCCCTACATGCCCTGGGGTCCAGATGTCAATAATACAGTTTGCACTAATGACCAGGGCTGGATCACCTACCAGGGATATCTCTCCCAGTGGAC GTTAACAACGTATCTGGATGTCCAACGATGCTTGGAGTATTTGGGTTACCTTGGTTACTCAATAATTGCTGAGCAAGAGTCCCAAGCAGCAGCAATTACTG TGACCAGAGATAAGAAGATTGACCTGCAGAAGAAGCAGACCCAGCGCAGCGTCTTCCGCTGTAATGTCTTTGGAGACATTGGCAGCGGCAAGAGCGGCTTCCTCCAAGCCTTCCTGGGTAGTAACCTCAtg tgCCAAAAAATGATCAGAGAGGAACACAGATCCTACTATGCCATCAGCACAACCTATGTTTACGGCCAGGAGAAATACCTTCTT cttCATGAAGTGTTCCCTGATTTCGATTACCTGTCTGATGCTGATCTGGCCTGTGACGTTGTCTGCCTGGTCTATGATGTCAGCAACCCTTACACCTTTGAATACTGTGCCAAAGTCTTCAAG CAATACTTCATGGATAGCAAGACTCCATGTATGATGATAGCAGCGAAGTCAGACCTGCCAGAGATCAAACAGATGTACGGCTGCAGTCCTCTGGAGTTCTGTAGGAGACACAAGATGCCACCTCCCCAGTCGTTCACCTGTAACACTGCAGCAGCACCCAGCAGAGACATCTACACCAAACTGACCACTATGGCCATGTACCC ACACGTGAGCCAAGCTGACGTGAAGAGCTCGACCTTCTGGCTGAGAGCAAGTGTCGGAGCCACAGTGTTTGCAGTGCTGGGCTTCGCCATGTACAGAGTGCTGCTCAAACCACGGTGA